A stretch of DNA from bacterium:
TCTCGATCGGGGCGAGCTTCCGGTGGTGGAGGGCCAGGATCTCCCGGCGGAGGGGGGTATCCCGGTGCGTGAGAGGGATGCCGGTCATGGGACCGCTCCCGGGTGTTGCGGATGTTGCAGTATCACGGTGCCGCCTCCTCGATGAGGTCGATGGCGGCGGCGAAATTATCCGAAGCGAGCAAGGCTTTTTCGAGCGCTTCGCGGAGTTTCAGGTCGTCCTGGGCCAGCGGCTGGAGGGCACTGATCAGCTGGGCGAGAGCTTCGGATTTTTCCTGGTGTTCCCGGAGCTTGACCAGTAACCCGATCACGGCGAGGTCGCGGGCGGTCGTCATGCCGAACACCGCCGCACGTACTTCTGGCAGTCCTCGGGCGTGACCCGGATGCCGGCCTTCGCCGATACGAGGGATGCCTGCTCCTCCCACCACTGCCAGAAGTTGTCGTCCGGGTCGGACTCCGGGAGGCGGCGGACGTGCTGGCCGTTTATGCCGAGCACTTCTTTGAGTGCCTTGAGGATCTTCTTCTCCTGCCGTTCGCGTTCCTTCTCCTTCGCGGCCCGTCCGATGATAGCTACTTCTATTGAATCAATTACCTGGTTGAGAGCATCCCGTTCGGCCTTCTTCTCCTCTAAAAATTGGATCAGCTTCGCCGTGGGAATACGCCCATTTTGAACGTATTTGCGATAGAGCGTATCCAGTCCGATCGCGTAAATCTCCGGATCGGAATGGCCCAAATTAGCGATGGTTTCCCGTTTATCCCCCTCGGCGTTTAAGCAGACTTTGGCGGGGGATTTGTATTTCCGCCGATTAGCCATGAGATTTCCCCCCTGAAAAGTATGATATATATATCAATTTGGAGGGGGGGTGGATCGGGGTATGAATCAAATATATATATATATATATTACTTTCAAGGTAGCTAGATATAATATAGAATAGTAATATATTTCATACATTTGAACCACTTTTCCTCCTCTTTAAGGCCGTATTTCGGCATTCTGGGCTACAATACTTCGAGTTCTTCGCCGCACGGGGGTTCCTCCAGTACTCGCACCCACAGGTTAAACAGATGAGTTTAACGCTCCCCCAGCCTTTCCGCCCTTTTGTTCCCTGGAAGACGGTTTCGCTCATGGTGCCTCTCCCGTCAGAGGGTGTAGATCGGTCTCTCTCCATACCCGGCGAGCGAGAGCCGCGTTCATGGCATCCACCCGCCGGTTAGCGCCAGGCACGCCCGGGCGAAGAGAAATAACTCCAGCCCCAGCAGCGACGCCATCAGGAGTTCGAGGTAAAAGATAACCTCGTAGCGGATGCGGATCACGTTGGCACCGCCTTGATATCGGTCACGATCATCAGGCAGCGGTCCGGGTAGAGGTACTCGAACCGCTTCCACTTCGACTTGAACAAAGGTGTTTGAATTTTTCCTTTTACGTCCTCAACTATTTCGGTGCCATCATTAAGGGTCACGAGAAAATCGGCGACGTATTCTTCTGCCCTGAACCCTCGCATCTTCTTCCGGCTGCGTCCGCAGATCGGGCACTTTTTTGGGGAAGGGTCATCGGGACCGTACACGCGCCCACAACATTTTTTAAAAGCAGGCTGGAGCTCGAATCGCGGCTGCAATTCGATACTTCGAATAATCCCTTGATGCTGGAATTGTTTTAGCCAGCCGTATCGTTTGGCTTCTTTCTGGCTGTCGAAAGTGATGCCGTCCAGGGTGACTTTTTTCGCGTGGTATTTGGAGGGCATCACTGTCGCCTCCACTTGTAGCACAATCGTAGGAAGCACCGCAGCCCGAACCAGCAGGGGATATCCCACCAGCACCCTCTCGGCGTGCGATAATCGCAGGTCACGATCCATACCTCCGCTCGATGGCCAGGGCCTCCTGCAGCTCCTGGATGGCGATGCGCAGCGGGAAGGCGGGCATGTTCGTGTAAAAGTCCCGCAGGAGAGTAAGGCCGGCCTCGATCTTCGCTTCGGCTAAAGGATTCATAAAACACCTTTCCGTAATGCCTCTATCGACCGTTTGCGCCATGCAATTTGATCCTCCAGCC
This window harbors:
- a CDS encoding DUF1064 domain-containing protein, with amino-acid sequence MDRDLRLSHAERVLVGYPLLVRAAVLPTIVLQVEATVMPSKYHAKKVTLDGITFDSQKEAKRYGWLKQFQHQGIIRSIELQPRFELQPAFKKCCGRVYGPDDPSPKKCPICGRSRKKMRGFRAEEYVADFLVTLNDGTEIVEDVKGKIQTPLFKSKWKRFEYLYPDRCLMIVTDIKAVPT